In Streptomyces seoulensis, the following are encoded in one genomic region:
- the panC gene encoding pantoate--beta-alanine ligase — MTTALLSTADELHARVRHGRRAVVMTMGALHEGHATLIRAAREIAGPDGEVVVTVFVNPLQFGAGEDLDRYPRTLDADLALAGHAGADAVFAPAVEEVYPGGEPQVRVTAGPMGGRLEGATRPGHFDGMLTVVAKLLHLTRPDVALYGQKDAQQLALIRRMVRDLNFGVEIVGVPTVREEDGLALSSRNRYLAPQERATALTLSRALFAGRDRHAAQEALRARALEVPSTHARAEALSAIGESRAAADAHAVATATPGGPAAVRAAARQALDEAARFDPPLDLDYLALVDPADFTEIADDFTGEAVLAIAARVGSTRLIDNIPLTFGSPGAAL; from the coding sequence ATGACCACCGCCCTGCTGAGCACCGCCGACGAGCTGCACGCACGCGTGCGCCACGGCCGTCGTGCCGTCGTGATGACCATGGGCGCCCTGCACGAGGGCCACGCCACGCTGATCCGCGCCGCCCGCGAGATCGCCGGGCCGGACGGCGAGGTCGTCGTCACCGTCTTCGTCAACCCGCTCCAGTTCGGCGCAGGTGAGGACCTCGACCGCTACCCGCGCACCCTGGACGCCGACCTCGCGCTCGCCGGGCACGCGGGCGCCGACGCGGTGTTCGCCCCGGCCGTCGAGGAGGTCTACCCCGGCGGCGAGCCCCAGGTGCGCGTCACCGCGGGCCCCATGGGCGGCCGGCTGGAGGGCGCCACCCGCCCCGGCCACTTCGACGGCATGCTCACCGTCGTCGCCAAGCTGCTGCACCTCACCCGGCCCGACGTGGCGCTGTACGGGCAGAAGGACGCCCAGCAGCTCGCGCTCATCCGGCGCATGGTGCGCGACCTCAACTTCGGCGTGGAGATCGTCGGCGTGCCCACGGTCCGCGAGGAGGACGGGCTCGCCCTGTCCAGCCGCAACCGCTACCTCGCCCCCCAGGAGCGCGCCACCGCCCTCACCCTGTCCCGGGCCCTGTTCGCCGGCCGCGACCGGCACGCGGCCCAGGAGGCCCTGCGCGCACGGGCCCTGGAGGTGCCGTCCACGCACGCGCGTGCCGAGGCGCTGAGCGCCATAGGCGAGTCGCGGGCGGCGGCCGACGCGCACGCCGTGGCCACCGCCACGCCCGGCGGCCCGGCGGCCGTCCGCGCGGCCGCCCGCCAGGCCCTGGACGAGGCCGCCCGCTTCGACCCGCCGCTCGACCTGGACTACCTCGCCCTGGTCGACCCGGCCGACTTCACCGAGATCGCAGACGACTTCACCGGCGAGGCGGTCCTCGCGATCGCCGCGCGGGTCGGCTCGACCCGGCTGATCGACAACATCCCGCTCACCTTCGGCAGCCCTGGAGCCGCCCTGTGA
- a CDS encoding L-aspartate oxidase: protein MTSTGIRLHAPAPGWSIPADVVVVGSGVAGLTAALRCEAAGLTTVVVTKARLDDGSTRWAQGGIAAALGDGDTPGQHLDDTLVAGAGLCDEDAVRLLVTEGPDAVRRLIGTGARFDTDDAGSIQLTREGGHHRRRIAHAGGDATGAEISRALVGAVRARGLRTIENALVLDLLTDAEGRTAGVTLHVMGEGQHDGVGAVHAPAVVLATGGMGQVFSATTNPPVSTGDGVALALRAGAEVSDLEFVQFHPTVLFLGPDAEGQQPLVSEAVRGEGAHLVDADGTRFMLGQHELAELAPRDIVAKGITRRMQELGAAHMYLDGRHFGAEMWEHRFPTILAACRAHGIDPVTEPIPVAPAAHYASGGVRTDERGRTTVPGLYACGEVACTGVHGANRLASNSLLEGLVYAERLAADIAAEHTENGPHTRVPAPVPHHGTPAHPLLAPEDRLAVQRIMTEGAGVLRSAASLERAARRLAELHARASDTLDGEGKTAEPGVDTWEATNLLDVARVLVAAAALREETRGCHWREDHADRDDPHWRRHLVVTLRADRSLAVRTTESADFPPTR, encoded by the coding sequence GTGACCAGCACCGGCATACGACTGCACGCCCCCGCCCCCGGCTGGTCCATCCCGGCCGACGTCGTGGTGGTCGGCTCCGGCGTGGCCGGCCTGACCGCCGCGCTGCGCTGCGAGGCGGCCGGCCTGACGACGGTCGTCGTCACCAAGGCCCGCCTGGACGACGGCTCCACCCGCTGGGCGCAGGGCGGCATCGCGGCCGCCCTGGGCGACGGCGACACCCCCGGACAGCACCTGGACGACACCCTGGTCGCGGGCGCGGGCCTGTGCGACGAGGACGCCGTACGCCTCCTGGTCACCGAAGGCCCCGACGCCGTACGGCGGCTGATCGGGACCGGTGCCCGGTTCGACACCGACGACGCGGGCTCGATCCAGCTCACCCGCGAGGGCGGCCACCACCGCCGCCGCATCGCCCACGCGGGCGGGGACGCCACCGGCGCGGAGATCTCCCGCGCGCTGGTCGGCGCCGTCCGCGCGCGGGGCCTGCGCACCATCGAGAACGCGCTCGTCCTGGACCTGCTCACCGACGCCGAGGGCCGCACCGCGGGCGTCACCCTGCACGTCATGGGAGAGGGCCAGCACGACGGCGTGGGCGCCGTGCACGCGCCCGCCGTGGTGCTCGCCACCGGCGGCATGGGCCAGGTGTTCTCCGCGACCACCAACCCCCCGGTGTCCACCGGGGACGGCGTGGCGCTGGCGCTGCGCGCGGGCGCCGAGGTCAGCGACCTGGAGTTCGTGCAGTTCCACCCCACCGTGCTGTTCCTCGGCCCGGACGCCGAGGGCCAGCAGCCGCTGGTCTCCGAGGCGGTGCGCGGCGAGGGCGCCCATCTGGTCGACGCCGACGGCACCCGCTTCATGCTCGGGCAGCACGAGCTGGCCGAGCTGGCCCCGCGCGACATCGTCGCCAAGGGCATCACGCGGCGGATGCAGGAGCTGGGCGCCGCGCACATGTACCTCGACGGACGGCACTTCGGCGCCGAGATGTGGGAGCACCGCTTCCCGACCATCCTGGCCGCCTGCCGCGCCCACGGCATCGACCCGGTCACCGAGCCCATCCCGGTCGCCCCGGCCGCCCACTACGCCTCCGGCGGCGTCCGCACCGACGAGCGCGGCCGTACGACCGTGCCGGGCCTGTACGCGTGCGGCGAGGTCGCCTGCACCGGCGTGCACGGCGCCAACCGGCTCGCCTCCAACTCCCTGCTCGAAGGGCTCGTCTACGCCGAGCGCCTCGCCGCGGACATCGCGGCCGAGCACACCGAGAACGGCCCGCACACGCGCGTACCGGCCCCCGTCCCGCACCACGGCACGCCCGCGCACCCGCTGCTGGCCCCCGAGGACCGGCTCGCCGTGCAGCGGATCATGACCGAGGGCGCGGGCGTGCTCCGCTCGGCCGCCTCCCTGGAGCGCGCCGCCCGGCGCCTCGCGGAACTGCACGCCCGCGCCAGCGACACCCTGGACGGCGAGGGCAAGACCGCCGAGCCCGGCGTCGACACCTGGGAGGCCACCAACCTGCTGGACGTGGCCCGCGTCCTGGTCGCCGCCGCCGCGCTGCGCGAGGAGACCCGCGGCTGCCACTGGCGCGAGGACCACGCCGACCGCGACGACCCGCACTGGCGCCGCCACCTCGTGGTGACCCTCCGCGCGGACCGTTCGCTGGCCGTACGCACCACCGAGAGCGCAGACTTCCCCCCTACCCGGTGA
- the nadC gene encoding carboxylating nicotinate-nucleotide diphosphorylase, with protein MSTDDLPLAPTGGCGDGCACGADEEGEEQLECGLDPALAALLAESGLDPVEIEDIANVTVQEDLAGGVDVTTVATIPEDAVATADFVAREAGVVAGLRVAEAVLSVVCEDEFEVERHVEDGDLIEAGQRLLSVTTRTRDLLTAERSALNILGRMSGIASATRAWADVLEGSRTRVRDTRKTTPGLRSLEKYAVRCGGGVNHRMSLSDAALVKDNHVLAAGGVAEAFKAVRETFPDLPVEVEVDTLHQLHEAVEAGADLILLDNFTPGECAEAVTLTAGRAELEASGRLTLENARAYADTGVDFLAVGALTHSSPVLDIGLDLRPAE; from the coding sequence GTGAGCACCGACGACCTTCCCCTCGCCCCGACCGGCGGCTGCGGCGACGGCTGCGCCTGCGGCGCGGACGAGGAGGGCGAAGAGCAACTGGAGTGCGGTCTCGACCCCGCGCTGGCCGCGCTGCTGGCCGAGTCCGGGCTCGACCCCGTCGAGATCGAGGACATCGCCAACGTCACCGTCCAGGAGGACCTGGCCGGCGGCGTCGACGTGACCACCGTGGCGACCATCCCCGAGGACGCGGTGGCCACCGCCGACTTCGTCGCCCGCGAGGCCGGCGTGGTCGCGGGCCTCCGGGTCGCCGAGGCCGTGCTCTCCGTCGTCTGCGAGGACGAGTTCGAGGTCGAGCGGCACGTCGAGGACGGCGACCTGATCGAGGCCGGCCAGCGCCTGCTGTCGGTCACCACCCGCACCCGCGACCTGCTCACCGCCGAGCGCAGCGCCCTGAACATCCTGGGCCGCATGTCCGGCATCGCGTCCGCCACGCGCGCGTGGGCCGACGTGCTGGAGGGCAGCCGCACCCGCGTGCGCGACACCCGCAAGACCACCCCCGGCCTGCGCTCGCTGGAGAAGTACGCGGTGCGCTGCGGCGGCGGCGTCAACCACCGCATGTCGCTCTCCGACGCCGCCCTGGTCAAGGACAACCACGTCCTGGCCGCCGGCGGCGTTGCCGAGGCGTTCAAGGCCGTACGGGAGACCTTCCCGGACCTCCCCGTCGAGGTCGAGGTGGACACCCTGCACCAGCTCCACGAGGCCGTCGAGGCGGGCGCCGACCTGATCCTGCTGGACAACTTCACCCCCGGCGAGTGCGCCGAGGCCGTCACCCTCACGGCCGGCCGCGCCGAGCTGGAGGCGTCCGGGCGGCTCACCCTGGAGAACGCCCGCGCCTACGCCGACACCGGCGTGGACTTCCTGGCCGTCGGCGCCCTCACCCACTCCTCGCCGGTGCTCGACATCGGCCTGGACCTGCGCCCGGCGGAGTGA
- a CDS encoding type III pantothenate kinase: MLLTIDVGNTHTVLGLFDGEDIVEHWRVSTDPRRTADELAVLLQGLMGTHPLLGEELGDGIHGIAICATVPSVLHELREVTRRYYGDVPAVLVEPGVKTGVPVQFDNPKEVGADRIINTVAANELYGGPAIVVDFGTATTFDAISARGEYVGGVIAPGIEISVEALGVKAAQLRKIEVARPRNVIGKSTVEAMQSGIVYGFAGQVDGVVGRMARELADDPDDVTVIATGGLAPMVLGESTVIDEHQPWLTLIGLRLVYERNVPRR, from the coding sequence ATGCTGCTCACGATCGACGTCGGCAACACCCACACCGTCCTCGGTCTCTTCGACGGCGAGGACATCGTCGAGCACTGGCGCGTGTCCACCGACCCGCGCCGCACGGCCGACGAGCTGGCGGTGCTGCTCCAGGGCCTGATGGGCACGCACCCGCTGCTGGGTGAGGAACTGGGCGACGGCATCCACGGCATCGCCATCTGCGCCACGGTGCCCTCGGTGCTGCACGAGCTGCGCGAGGTCACCCGCCGCTACTACGGCGACGTGCCCGCGGTGCTGGTCGAGCCCGGCGTCAAGACCGGGGTGCCGGTGCAGTTCGACAACCCCAAGGAGGTCGGCGCCGACCGCATCATCAACACGGTCGCCGCCAACGAGCTGTACGGCGGCCCGGCGATCGTGGTCGACTTCGGCACCGCGACCACCTTCGACGCGATCTCCGCGCGCGGGGAGTACGTCGGCGGGGTCATCGCCCCCGGCATCGAGATCTCGGTGGAGGCGCTGGGCGTCAAGGCCGCGCAGCTCCGCAAGATCGAGGTGGCCCGCCCGCGCAACGTGATCGGCAAGAGCACCGTCGAGGCCATGCAGTCCGGCATCGTCTACGGCTTCGCCGGCCAGGTGGACGGCGTGGTCGGCCGGATGGCGCGCGAGCTGGCCGACGACCCGGACGACGTCACCGTGATCGCCACCGGCGGTCTGGCGCCGATGGTGCTGGGCGAGTCCACGGTGATCGACGAGCACCAGCCCTGGCTCACCCTGATCGGCCTGCGCCTGGTCTACGAGCGCAACGTGCCGCGCAGGTAG
- a CDS encoding BlaI/MecI/CopY family transcriptional regulator yields the protein MGDLEDAVMSRVWKWNRPVTVREVLEDIQRDRSIAYTTVMTVLDNLHQKGWVRREAEGRAYRYEAVSTRAAYAAALMNDAWSQSDNPAAALVAFFGMMSEEQRQALSDAIRIVQGPQTRENPGSAEETGGR from the coding sequence TTGGGAGATCTCGAAGACGCCGTCATGTCACGGGTGTGGAAGTGGAACCGCCCGGTGACCGTCCGGGAAGTCCTGGAAGACATCCAGCGGGATCGCTCGATCGCGTACACCACCGTCATGACGGTTTTGGACAATCTTCATCAGAAGGGCTGGGTCCGCCGTGAGGCGGAAGGCCGCGCCTATCGATATGAGGCCGTCTCCACCAGAGCCGCCTACGCGGCCGCGCTGATGAACGACGCCTGGTCGCAGAGCGACAACCCCGCCGCCGCTCTCGTCGCGTTCTTCGGGATGATGAGCGAGGAACAGCGTCAGGCCCTCAGCGACGCCATCCGTATCGTCCAAGGGCCGCAAACGCGGGAGAACCCCGGTTCGGCGGAGGAGACCGGCGGACGATAG
- a CDS encoding amino-acid N-acetyltransferase has translation MSAKSPEVSANAITVRRARTSDVPAVRRLLDAYSRDRILLDKATVTLYEDIQEFWVAERGDNAEVVGCGALHVMWEDLAEVRTLAVNPALKGAGVGHRLLGKLLDTARRLGVRRVFCLTFEVDFFTKHGFVEIGETPVDTDVYAELLRSYDEGVAEFLGLERVKPNTLGNSRMLLHL, from the coding sequence ATGTCAGCGAAGAGCCCCGAAGTCTCCGCGAATGCCATCACCGTCCGGCGTGCCCGGACCAGCGATGTTCCCGCTGTCCGCCGACTCCTCGACGCCTACTCGCGCGACCGCATCCTGCTCGACAAAGCCACGGTCACCCTTTACGAGGACATCCAGGAGTTCTGGGTCGCGGAACGCGGTGACAACGCCGAGGTCGTCGGCTGCGGCGCCTTGCACGTCATGTGGGAAGACCTCGCGGAAGTCCGCACTCTCGCGGTGAACCCGGCCCTCAAGGGCGCCGGAGTGGGCCACCGGCTGCTCGGGAAGTTGCTCGACACCGCGCGCCGGCTCGGCGTTCGCCGGGTTTTCTGTCTGACCTTCGAAGTCGACTTCTTCACCAAGCACGGCTTCGTGGAGATCGGTGAGACACCGGTCGACACCGATGTGTACGCGGAGCTGTTGCGCTCCTATGACGAGGGCGTCGCGGAGTTCCTCGGTCTCGAACGAGTGAAACCCAACACCTTGGGCAACAGCCGGATGCTTCTGCATCTGTGA
- a CDS encoding histone-like nucleoid-structuring protein Lsr2: protein MAQKVQVLLVDDLDGGEADETVTFALDGKTYEIDLTTANADKLRGLLDAYVKGGRRTGGRSSGGRGKARAAAGGNQDTAAIRAWAKENGYDVNDRGRVPASIREAYEKANG from the coding sequence GTGGCACAGAAGGTTCAGGTCCTTCTTGTCGACGACCTCGACGGCGGCGAGGCTGACGAGACCGTGACGTTCGCGTTGGACGGCAAGACGTACGAGATCGACCTCACGACCGCCAATGCGGACAAGCTGCGGGGCCTTCTCGACGCCTATGTGAAGGGCGGCCGTCGCACCGGTGGCCGTTCCTCCGGTGGCCGCGGCAAGGCCCGCGCCGCCGCCGGTGGCAACCAGGACACCGCGGCCATCCGCGCCTGGGCCAAGGAGAACGGCTACGACGTGAACGACCGCGGCCGCGTTCCCGCGTCCATCCGCGAGGCCTACGAGAAGGCCAACGGCTGA
- a CDS encoding SCO3374 family protein: MAGSTSPASPEPFPASSALPFPRPRRPLAPAPGAAARHWYESVLGWPTAPGVPLRLRTGVRFDVLDVPAEAGAAALRHLAPESPVALVGGRMRLLVAAGGAEELPGLLDWLEWGALALDLRALGAGDLTEAPDPPVRAAGAAVPRPGAGAVQGAAVWLRPPEPGRDVEATLPALPSFEGVTGAPDLVRLVDTVAAQCHRVRLRRGAGPRSRGRDQPLAFS, from the coding sequence ATGGCTGGCTCAACGTCCCCGGCATCCCCGGAGCCCTTCCCGGCGTCATCGGCACTGCCCTTCCCGCGCCCGAGGCGTCCGCTCGCGCCGGCCCCCGGGGCGGCGGCCCGGCACTGGTACGAAAGCGTGCTGGGCTGGCCGACGGCGCCGGGGGTGCCGCTGCGGCTGAGGACGGGGGTGCGCTTCGACGTGCTGGACGTCCCGGCGGAGGCGGGGGCTGCGGCCCTGCGGCATCTGGCGCCGGAGTCCCCGGTGGCCCTCGTGGGCGGCCGGATGCGGCTGCTGGTGGCCGCGGGCGGCGCGGAGGAGCTGCCGGGGCTGCTCGACTGGCTGGAGTGGGGGGCGCTGGCGCTGGACCTGCGGGCGCTGGGCGCCGGGGACCTGACGGAGGCGCCGGACCCGCCCGTGCGGGCGGCGGGCGCGGCGGTGCCGCGGCCGGGCGCCGGGGCCGTGCAGGGGGCCGCCGTCTGGCTGCGGCCCCCCGAGCCGGGGCGTGATGTGGAGGCGACGCTGCCCGCGCTGCCGTCCTTCGAGGGCGTCACGGGCGCCCCCGATCTCGTACGGCTGGTGGACACCGTGGCAGCGCAGTGCCACCGGGTCCGGCTGCGGCGGGGCGCCGGGCCCCGTTCGCGGGGGCGTGATCAGCCGTTGGCCTTCTCGTAG